CAGCTTTTTCAATAGCCTTTTGAACATCTGGTATAGAAACTTTAGCTTCATCAAAACTTATATTCAATTTTTCCGTGGCAAGATTTACATTGGCTTCTTCTACTCCATCTAATTTTTTTGACACTCTTTCTACTGCCTTTGCACACGCTGCACAAGTCATTCCCTCTATTTTTAGAGTCTTACTTGTTGCCATCACTAATACCCCCTATCTTAATAATTTTTAATTGTCTCTTATTTATCTGTATTTTCATGGAATTTCATTGTTTATAAAAAACTGTATTAATAGATTTACTTACCCATAAGCCTTCCAAGTAAATCTATTATTTCATCAACTTTTTTATCACCATTATCCTGCATGAAGGCATCTTTAACACAATGATTTAAATGCTGCTTTAGTATAAGCATATTTGCTTTTTTTAATAAAGATTGTGCGGCAACCACTTGATTTGAGACATCAATACAGTATCTACCTTCTTCTATCATCTTTATTATTCCTTCTATTTGTCCTTTTGATGTCTTCAATGCTTTTATCGCCTCTATTTTTTCATTATTCATATATCCACCTCCCCCCTGTGGGGTGATATTATTGCAGCCTTTAATAGACAATGACAATCATCATAAGTTGATTTCCTAAATTAATTGTATATTAACATACTTTTGTGTAGATTTTATGAAGATTAAAAAATTCAAGAAAATATTTTATGATAGTGATTCTTAATATCATTATATACTATTTAACTTAAAAGTCAAATAATAATATTAATTGACCTAATGATAATTTATAACCTACATCATAAACAAATCTATACAAATGTCGTAATTCTTCTACTAACACTGCTGTTTCTATTCATCTACAAGCCTGTATCCTACTCCAACCTCAGTATATATGTACTCAGGCTGAGCTGGATCTTTTTCTATTTTTCTTCTTAGATTTGCCATAAAAACTCTTAAGGACTGAGTTTCATTTCCTAAAGATGTACCCCAAATTTCATGTATAATAAAATTATGGGTAAGTACCCTACCAGAATATTTGCAGAGTAATGATATTATTTTGTATTCTATAGGAGTAAGATGTATTTCTTTATTCTCTATTATTACATGTCTTTTTTCAAAGTCAATAAACAGATTCTTAACTCTAAAAGTATCAATTATTTCTTCTTTATTTTTATTTAACATGGTATGTCTTAAAGATACACGAATTCTAGCAAGAAGTTCTCCTATACCAAAAGGTTTAGTTAGGTAGTCATCTGCACCTTTATCTAGAGCTTCAACCTTTTGTCTTTCATTCTCTCTGGCAGATACAATTATAATTGGGACACTTGACCACTCTCTTATTCTTGATATAACTTCAATTCCATCGATATCTGGAAGTCCTAAATCTAATATAATAAGATCAGGACTATTAGACATGGAAAGTGCAATAGCCTCATTTCCTTTACTGGTCTCAATATATCTATATCCTTGAGAAGATATGGCTGCAGTTATAAAATTTCTTATTGGTTTATCATCCTCAACTACAAGTATATATGGCTTATTTTCCATAATAATCCCCTCCTTTACTAATTTCTTTATTTGAAGATACTTTAAGCCTTAGGAATATTGAAACTAAATACAGCTCCTCCCTCTTTTCTGTTAGCAGCTGTAATTTTCCCCCCATGGGCTTCTACTATGGATTTGCAAATGGCAAGCCCCAATCCAATTCCCCGTCTTGAGTCGGATATTTTACTGCCATTTGTAAAAAATCTGTCAAATATATTAGACAATATTTTTTCATCTATCCCTGTTCCATTATCAATAACTTGAAAAATCACATCATCATCCTTTTCATATACCTTTATTTCTATAACAGATTCTTTAGGTGAAAACTTTACTGCATTATCCAGCAGATTTATGATAACCTGTTCAATTAAATTACCATCCATGGAAACCATTATAATGTTTTCAGGAACGCTAACTTTTATTTTGTGATTTTTAAAATATTTAGAGCTTCTTTGAACCGCTTCAGACACTACTTCTTCTACCAGCTCCATATTTTTCTTAATTTCCATGTTACCCTCATCAAATTTAGTCATGCTCAATAAATTTTCAACTAGTCTTATCAACCATTCCGTATCATCATAAATACCATTTAACAAATCTTCTTTTGTCTTTTCAGATATAAATTTTCCATTTTCTAAGATGGTACTTATAGCTCCCTTAATACCTGCAAGAGGACTTCTAAGATCATGAGAAATCGATCTTAACAGATTACTTCTAAGCCTTTCTCTTTCAATTTGAACTTTAGATTTCTCCTGCTGACTTGAAAGAATTTCTCTATCTATGGCAATAGCTATTTGCCCTGTAATAGTCTGAACAATAAATTTTTGTTCTGGTTCAAGAAAACCTTGTAGGCAGGACACACCAATTACTCCTAATACTTTATTTTGAACTTTTATTGGCATATAATATCCCTTAGCTCCATAAAAGGTATCTGTACCATTACCAGCCTCCTTACCATTCAGATAGCTCCAGTAGGCTGCTGCATCTTCCTCTTTATTTAAAAATAAATTTTTATTTTCATCTTTATCTCTATTATACACAAAATTAGTAGAAAGCTTATTCCCCTCTGGTAAATATCCTATTATAGTCCTGTTAATTAACCGGGAAATATATTTTATTCCTATGGAAATAACCTCGGAGGTACCCACTGCACTTAACAATTTACTACTAACCATATACAAAGTTTGAGTTCTCTTTTCCCTGTTATAAGAATTACTAGCTTCCTTTTGTATTTTATTTGTAAGACTTCCAACTATAAAAGCAACTGTAAGCATCATAATAAATGTAGTTAAATAATTTTTATCATAGAGCTTAAAAGAATACTTAGGATCTGTAAATAAAAAATTAAACATTAGCACTACAAATATGGAAGATATTATACCTATTAAATATCCTGTTGTCTTCATGTAAACAATTATAACACCCAATATAAAAATCATAATAGCATTAGTATCGTTAAAACCCATATATTCAAAAATACTTGCAATTCCTGTTACAATTCCTATAATTATAGCCGCTTCAACAATTTCTCTAAGTGACAGATTGCTCCATTCATTTAATTTCAGTACTACCTTTTCTCTTTTCTTCTTGTACAATGAATTTGGTATTACATAAACATCAATATAAGCATTGGAATCCATGAGTTTATCTACCACATCTTTAGCATAAAAATGAAATATTTTACTGCTTCGTTTATAATTTTTTCCTATAACTAGTTTAGTTATATTCCTAAATTCCGCATATTGTATTATTTGTTCAACTATATTATCTCCATATAATTGAACTACTTCTCCTCCTAATTTTTCAGCAAGATTAAAATTAAAATTTAATCTCTTTTTATCCTGTTCACTTAAATTTTCAGATTTACTGGTAGAGATATATAAAACAATGAATTTTGAATGATAATTCTCTGCCATCCTTGCAGCAGTACGTATAACCTTTGCTGAAGATGGAGATGGACTAATACAGGCCAATATCTGTTCAGAGGTTGGAATTACAGTAATTTCTCTTTTAGCCAGCCTTTCACTTTCTACTTCGTAGTTTACTCTGTCTGCAATTCTTCTGAGGGATATTTCTCTAAGAGCATATAAATTATTTCTAGTAAAAAAATTCAGTAATGCTCTTTTAACTTGTTCCATTTTATATATTTTACCTTCATTAAAACGATTTAAAAGCTCATCAGGTTCAATATCTACTATTTCCACCTTTTCTGCATCATCAAATATTTTATCAGGAATAGTTTCCCGTACAGATACATGAGTTATATTTTCTACCACATCGTTTAAGCTCTCAATATGCTGAACATTTACAGTAGTATAGACATCTATTCCTGCTGCAAGAAGTTCTTGTATATCCTGCCATCTTTTTCTATTTCTCTGACCTCTTGCATTAGTATGAGCAAGCTCATCCACTAATATTATTTTGGGTTTTCTAATGAGAGCCTTATCAATATCAAATTCTTTAAAAGTACTTCCCTTATATTTGATAATTTTATTTTCTATACTTTCCAGACCTTCAGTTAACGCCATGGTTTCTGGTCTGGCATGAGGCTCAATATATCCTATAACTATATCTTCACCTGATTTTTTAATCTCCTGGGCTTCTCTAAGCATCTCATAGGTCTTTCCTACTCCTGCTGCATATCCAAAAAATATTTTTAACTTTCCCTGCTTATTTTTCTCTTCTTCTTTTTCAATTTTACTTAAGAAATAGTCTGAACTTGGCCTTTCATAATGGCTCATAAAACCTCACCCACTTATATAAAATGTATTCATTATATTATTTTTCCAAAATTCCCAATATATAAGTAGCAATTATTACAACTCATATTTAGATAATTGTCTTTTTTATGATATTATCACATATTTATGGGTTGTTAAATAATTAAGTGTATATAAACATCAATTTAATTATTCAACAATTTATTTTAAAATAGCTCTTACTTATTCAACATTGAAGCTATTTCAAGGTTAACTTTAAGCACATTTACTCTTGGTTCTCCAAAAATACCAAAAGTTTTACCCTCTGTATATTTATTAACTATTTTTTGAAGTTCTTCCTTACTTATACCTGTTGCCTTTGATACAGAGGCTATTTGAATTTCAGCTGCTTTTGGACTTATGTCAGGATCAAGTCCAGAACCAGAACTTGTAAGAAGATCTGTAGGTATATCTTCCTTTTTCACATGAGGATGAACTTTTAGAAAATCATTTATATCCTTTTGCACTCTTTCTGCTAATACTTTATTTGATGGTGACAAATTTTCAGAACCAGAAGAAACTCCTGAATATAATTTTTTACCATCTGCATCTGATTTTATATCTGCTTCCGTATAAGTATTATAGTTTATGGCAGAAACTCTACC
This genomic window from Clostridium pasteurianum DSM 525 = ATCC 6013 contains:
- a CDS encoding metal-sensing transcriptional repressor, encoding MNNEKIEAIKALKTSKGQIEGIIKMIEEGRYCIDVSNQVVAAQSLLKKANMLILKQHLNHCVKDAFMQDNGDKKVDEIIDLLGRLMGK
- a CDS encoding response regulator, whose amino-acid sequence is MENKPYILVVEDDKPIRNFITAAISSQGYRYIETSKGNEAIALSMSNSPDLIILDLGLPDIDGIEVISRIREWSSVPIIIVSARENERQKVEALDKGADDYLTKPFGIGELLARIRVSLRHTMLNKNKEEIIDTFRVKNLFIDFEKRHVIIENKEIHLTPIEYKIISLLCKYSGRVLTHNFIIHEIWGTSLGNETQSLRVFMANLRRKIEKDPAQPEYIYTEVGVGYRLVDE
- a CDS encoding sensor histidine kinase; this encodes MSHYERPSSDYFLSKIEKEEEKNKQGKLKIFFGYAAGVGKTYEMLREAQEIKKSGEDIVIGYIEPHARPETMALTEGLESIENKIIKYKGSTFKEFDIDKALIRKPKIILVDELAHTNARGQRNRKRWQDIQELLAAGIDVYTTVNVQHIESLNDVVENITHVSVRETIPDKIFDDAEKVEIVDIEPDELLNRFNEGKIYKMEQVKRALLNFFTRNNLYALREISLRRIADRVNYEVESERLAKREITVIPTSEQILACISPSPSSAKVIRTAARMAENYHSKFIVLYISTSKSENLSEQDKKRLNFNFNLAEKLGGEVVQLYGDNIVEQIIQYAEFRNITKLVIGKNYKRSSKIFHFYAKDVVDKLMDSNAYIDVYVIPNSLYKKKREKVVLKLNEWSNLSLREIVEAAIIIGIVTGIASIFEYMGFNDTNAIMIFILGVIIVYMKTTGYLIGIISSIFVVLMFNFLFTDPKYSFKLYDKNYLTTFIMMLTVAFIVGSLTNKIQKEASNSYNREKRTQTLYMVSSKLLSAVGTSEVISIGIKYISRLINRTIIGYLPEGNKLSTNFVYNRDKDENKNLFLNKEEDAAAYWSYLNGKEAGNGTDTFYGAKGYYMPIKVQNKVLGVIGVSCLQGFLEPEQKFIVQTITGQIAIAIDREILSSQQEKSKVQIERERLRSNLLRSISHDLRSPLAGIKGAISTILENGKFISEKTKEDLLNGIYDDTEWLIRLVENLLSMTKFDEGNMEIKKNMELVEEVVSEAVQRSSKYFKNHKIKVSVPENIIMVSMDGNLIEQVIINLLDNAVKFSPKESVIEIKVYEKDDDVIFQVIDNGTGIDEKILSNIFDRFFTNGSKISDSRRGIGLGLAICKSIVEAHGGKITAANRKEGGAVFSFNIPKA
- a CDS encoding K(+)-transporting ATPase subunit C, with product MKMLKNAFGLSIVLIIICGIIYPLSITGIGQLLFPKQSNGSIITSNGKSVGSELIGQNFTDARFFRGRVSAINYNTYTEADIKSDADGKKLYSGVSSGSENLSPSNKVLAERVQKDINDFLKVHPHVKKEDIPTDLLTSSGSGLDPDISPKAAEIQIASVSKATGISKEELQKIVNKYTEGKTFGIFGEPRVNVLKVNLEIASMLNK